The genomic segment GCCGGCACCCGCGGCGGGCGTGGTCAAGGAGGTAAGGGTCAAGGTCGGCGACAAGGTGTCGGAGGGGTCTCTCATCGTTTTGCTGGAGGCGTCTGCGACAGCCTCGACGCCACTTCTCACCCCTAGCCCCGCAAGCGGGCGAGGGGAACTTCCAGCCGCCCCTGCGCCTTCGGCTTGGGTCGGGAATGCCGACCTGGACTGCGAACTGCTGGTCCTCGGCGGCGGTCCCGGCGGTTATTCGGCGGCGTTTCGCGCCGCCGATCTGGGGCTGGATACCGTGCTGGTGGAACGCTATGGCACCCTGGGCGGGGTCTGCCTGAACGTGGGCTGCATTCCCTCCAAGGCACTGCTTCATGTGGCGGCGGTGATTGACGAAGCGGCCCATGCCAGCGCCCTGGGCGTCAGCTTTGGCGCCCCCCAGGTGGATATCGATGCCTTGCGCGCCCACAAGGAAAAGGTGATCGGCAAGCTCACCACGGGCCTCGCCGGCATGGCCAAGGCGCGCAAGGTGCGCACGGTGCGGGGTGTCGGCCAGTTTGTGGACGCCCATCATCTGCAAGTGGAACTGACAAAGGGCAGCGGTACCGAGCGCAATGGCGAGAGGCAGGTGATCCGCTTCAAACAGTGCATCATCGCCGCCGGTTCCCAGGCCGTGCATCTGCCCTTTCTGCCTGAGGATCCGCGCATCGTCGATTCCACCGGAGCCCTGGCGCTGCGCAGCCGGCCCGAGCGGATGCTGGTGATCGGCGGCGGCATCATCGGTCTGGAGATGGCCACGGTGTATGCCTCCCTGGGTGCGAAGATCGATGTGGTGGAAATGCTCGATGGCCTGATGCAGGGGCCGGATCGGGACCTGGTCAAGATCTGGGAAAAGCAGAATGCCGGTCGCTTCGCCAAGGTGATGCTGAAGATTCGTACCAGCTCAGTGGAAGCGAGAGAAGATGGACTCTGGGTCAAGTTCGAGGGTGAGCATGCGCCGGCGGAGGCCCAGCGTTACGACCTGATCCTTCAGGCTGCCGGTCGTGTTCCCAATGGCGCAAAACTGGGGGCCGAGCAGGCTGGCGTGGCCGTGGGCGAGCGGGGCTTCATTGCCGTGGATAGCCAGATGCGGACCAACGTACCCCACATCTTCGCCATCGGCGACATCGTGGGTCAGCCCATGCTGGCCCACAAGGCGGTGCACGAAGCTCATGTGGCGGCAGAGGCTGCCGCCGGGCAGAAGAGCCATTTCGATGCCACGGTGATTCCCGGCGTGGCCTATACCCATCCGGAAGTGGCCTGGGTGGGCCTGGGTGAGGATGAAGCGAAGCAGGCCGGCCGTGCCATCGAGGTCGCCCGCTTCCCCTGGGCGGCCTCGGGTCGTGCCATCGCCAATGGTGCCGACTACGGGGTGACCAAGCTGGTGTTCGATAAGGAAAGTCATCGCATCATCGGCGGCGGCATCGTCGGTCCCGGTGCCGGCGACATGATCGGCGAGGTGGCCCTGGCCATCGAGATGGGAGCCGATGCCCTGGATATCGGCAGGACCATCCATCCCCATCCGACCCTGGGGGAGACCATCGGCCTGGCGGCGGAAGTCGCCCATGGCAGCTGCACGGATTTGCCTCCATCCCGGAAGAAGTAGACACTCTGCCCCTTTCATCATCTGTACGAAGGGGGGCAGCATGCTGAGCTTGCAGGAAATTTCCGACCGGATGGAAATACAGCAGTTGATGGTGGATTACTCCGAGGCCATCGATCGCAAGGATTACGATGCCCTGGACCAGGTATTCACTCCGGATGCCTACATCGATTACCGTGCCATGGGGGGGATCGATGGTCCCTATCCCGTGGTCAAGGCCTGGTTATCGGGAGCTCTGGCGAACTTTCCCCATCACCAGCACATTCTTGGCAACATATCCATCAAGGTGGCGGGGGACACCGCCACCAGTCGGGCCATCTGCTTCAATCCCATGGACATGGCCCTGCCTGACGGAAAGCGCCAGGTGATGTTCTTCGGCCTTTGGTACGTGGATGCCTTCGTGCGCACTCCCGGCGGCTGGCGCATGAACCGGCGGGTGGAGGAGCGTTGCTACGACTTCAATGTTCCCGAGGGTGTGGGCAGCGGTAGCTGATCCTCAACCCGGTTTGAGCTGGTCGCGGAACTGCTGGCGCAGTTTGGCTACCTTGGGTTCCACCACGAACTGGCAATAGCCCTGGTGGGGATTGCGGGCGAAATAATCCTGGTGATAGTCCTCCGCCGGCCAGAAGCGGGGTGCGGGCAGGATTTGAGTGACGATGGGGGCAGGCCAGATTCCGTTCCCATCGAGTTCCGTGATCAAGACCCGTGCGATCGCTTCCTGGGAAGCATCATGGGTGAAAATCACCGAACGATACTGACTACCCACGTCATTGCCCTGTCGGTTCGACGTGGTGGGGTCGTGGATGGCGAAAAAGGCCAGGAGCAGGGTGCGATAGTCGAGGGTTGCGGAGTCGAACCGGATCTGCACCACTTCCGCATGGCCGCTTTCCCCTGTGCAGATGGCTTGGTAATCGGGATTTGCCAGGTTGCCGCCGCAATAGCCTGAAATGGCCGAGACAACACCGTCCAGTTGCACCAGGGCTGCCTCCACGCACCAGAAGCAACCGCCGCCGAGTGTGGCTGTTTCTATCATGGTCTATGTTCCTGACAGGGGATGCCGATTATTATGCTCAACGATAGCGGTGGGTTGTGAATCGGGTGACCGCCGGCCCAGTTTAATGCGGTGCCATGGCAGCGGCGATGGTGCAGCGGAGGTTTTTCATGTCCCACGAGCTGTTCGACAAGCATCTGGAGATGTTCCGCAAGGCCATGGCCGCAGTGGAGAACCGGGTCTTCTGGTCGCCCTATCCGGAAAATCCGGCTGCCTACGGGGAGGGCGCGGTGGAGGAGGGGATGCAGGCCTTCGAGGCCTACCGCGATGCCTCTTTCTATCTGGACCAGCCCGGGGTGGTGGGCCGGGCCGGTAGCGAGGTCTCCCCTTTCGGCTTGCCCTTGAATGTTTCCTATCCGGTCTGCAATTCGGATGCCCTGTTGCTGGCGGGGCGGAATGCCATGTCCACCTGGGTCAAGGCGGGGCCGGATGTGCGAGTGGGCGTCTGTCTGGAACTTTTGTCCCGACTCAAGGGGCATGGGATGGAAATCGCTTTTGCCGCGATGCATACCACGGGCCAGCCTTTTCCCTTGGCTTTCCAGTTTTCCTTCGCCCACGCCCTGGATCGAGGGCTGGAAGCCACCGTCTGCGCCTACCGGGAAATGAAACAGGTGCCCTCCAGTACAGTCTGGGAAAAACCTCAGGGTGGCGGCAAGCCGCCTCTGCGCCTGGAAAAACGCTATACGGTCCTGCCCCGGGGCGTTTCCCTGGTGGTGGCTGGCGCCACCTCTCCCACCTGGAACAGCTTTCCAGCGATTTTCGCCAGTCTGGCCACGGGTAACCCGGTGATTGTCAAACCCCATTCGGCGGCGATCCTGCCCCTGGCCATCACGGTGGCCGTGGCCCGTATGACCTTGAAGGAAGCGGGGTTCGATCCCAATCTGGTCAGCCTGTTGGTGGATGACGAGACCGGCTCGGTGGCCAAGATCATGGCCCTCAATCCGGAAATGAGGATCATTGATTACACGGGTCATGCCGGCTTTGGTGAATGGCTGGAGGAAAATGCGCGCCATGCGGCAGTGTTTGCCCAGAAGGCGGGTCTGAATGTCGCTGTGGTGGACTCCACCGACGATTATCGCGGGTTGTTGCGCAACCTGACCCTCAGCCTCTGTCTCTACTCGGGGCAACTGGCGGGAACGCCCCGGGTCATCCTGGTTTCCCGTGAGGGTATCAGGACCCCTGACGGAGTGGTATCCAGCGAGCAGTTCGGCCACGATTTGTCGGCGGCCATGAGCAGGTTGCTGGAAGACCCGGAACGGGCCGGGGAAATCCTCGGGGCGGTCCAGTCCGACGCCATTCTGTCAGCGGTGGAGGCCATGGGGGATGGACTGGATGTCCTGCGCGAGGCCCGCAGTCTGTCCCTCTCCAAATGGCCCGAGGCCAGGGTCCGGACGCCGCTGTTGCTCCAGCTTCCGGCTTCGGACGTCCATCTGGTGGCGCCCGAACCATTCGGCCCCATCGCCTACGTGATGGAAGCCGCCACCACGGCGGAGAGCCTGGCGGTGGCCGAGCGGCTGATGGTGGATCATGGCGCTCTGACTTTCCTGGTGCACGCCACCAACAGCCACGTCCAGGATCTGGCGGGAGAGGTTTCCCTGCGGGCGGGAGTTCCCCTGTCCTTCAATCTGACAGGCAATGTCTTGGTCAATCAGCCAGCGGCCTATTCGGACTTCCACGGCGCTGGCGGCGCGAATCGTGCGGCTGACTGCAGTTTTGTGGATAGTGCCTTCGTCACCCGCCGCTTCTGCTTCATCCAGACCCAGCACCAGCGTGGTGTTTCCTAGGCCGGCTGTCCTGGCCGGGCCTCCGGCGGGGGGCCATTGCGTGCTATCATCTCGCGCTTATTTTGTCGCCTGAGTCCGGTGGCAAATATCCCCGGCACTCAGCCGGAGATCGCCGGGTCGGTTCGCCGGCCGCATTCATAACGCACTTCGATAGCAAGGAAGACGCATGAAGATCCATGAATATCAGGGCAAGGAAATCCTGAGAAAGTTCGGCGTGACCACGCCGCGCGGCAAGCCTGCCTTTTCCGTCGACGAGGCGGTCAAGGCCGCCGAGGAACTCGGCGGCAAGGTCTGGGTGGTGAAGGCCCAGATTCACGCCGGTGGCCGAGGCAAGGGCGGTGGCGTCAAGGTCGCCAAGTCCATGGATGAAGTCAGGCAGTACGCCAGCCAGATTCTGGGCATGCAGC from the Denitratisoma oestradiolicum genome contains:
- a CDS encoding nuclear transport factor 2 family protein; translation: MLSLQEISDRMEIQQLMVDYSEAIDRKDYDALDQVFTPDAYIDYRAMGGIDGPYPVVKAWLSGALANFPHHQHILGNISIKVAGDTATSRAICFNPMDMALPDGKRQVMFFGLWYVDAFVRTPGGWRMNRRVEERCYDFNVPEGVGSGS
- the lpdA gene encoding dihydrolipoyl dehydrogenase, whose product is MSQTIEVGVPDIGDFNDIPVIEIHVRVGDTVAAEDSLITLESDKATMDVPAPAAGVVKEVRVKVGDKVSEGSLIVLLEASATASTPLLTPSPASGRGELPAAPAPSAWVGNADLDCELLVLGGGPGGYSAAFRAADLGLDTVLVERYGTLGGVCLNVGCIPSKALLHVAAVIDEAAHASALGVSFGAPQVDIDALRAHKEKVIGKLTTGLAGMAKARKVRTVRGVGQFVDAHHLQVELTKGSGTERNGERQVIRFKQCIIAAGSQAVHLPFLPEDPRIVDSTGALALRSRPERMLVIGGGIIGLEMATVYASLGAKIDVVEMLDGLMQGPDRDLVKIWEKQNAGRFAKVMLKIRTSSVEAREDGLWVKFEGEHAPAEAQRYDLILQAAGRVPNGAKLGAEQAGVAVGERGFIAVDSQMRTNVPHIFAIGDIVGQPMLAHKAVHEAHVAAEAAAGQKSHFDATVIPGVAYTHPEVAWVGLGEDEAKQAGRAIEVARFPWAASGRAIANGADYGVTKLVFDKESHRIIGGGIVGPGAGDMIGEVALAIEMGADALDIGRTIHPHPTLGETIGLAAEVAHGSCTDLPPSRKK
- the msrA gene encoding peptide-methionine (S)-S-oxide reductase MsrA; translation: MIETATLGGGCFWCVEAALVQLDGVVSAISGYCGGNLANPDYQAICTGESGHAEVVQIRFDSATLDYRTLLLAFFAIHDPTTSNRQGNDVGSQYRSVIFTHDASQEAIARVLITELDGNGIWPAPIVTQILPAPRFWPAEDYHQDYFARNPHQGYCQFVVEPKVAKLRQQFRDQLKPG
- the paaN gene encoding phenylacetic acid degradation protein PaaN → MSHELFDKHLEMFRKAMAAVENRVFWSPYPENPAAYGEGAVEEGMQAFEAYRDASFYLDQPGVVGRAGSEVSPFGLPLNVSYPVCNSDALLLAGRNAMSTWVKAGPDVRVGVCLELLSRLKGHGMEIAFAAMHTTGQPFPLAFQFSFAHALDRGLEATVCAYREMKQVPSSTVWEKPQGGGKPPLRLEKRYTVLPRGVSLVVAGATSPTWNSFPAIFASLATGNPVIVKPHSAAILPLAITVAVARMTLKEAGFDPNLVSLLVDDETGSVAKIMALNPEMRIIDYTGHAGFGEWLEENARHAAVFAQKAGLNVAVVDSTDDYRGLLRNLTLSLCLYSGQLAGTPRVILVSREGIRTPDGVVSSEQFGHDLSAAMSRLLEDPERAGEILGAVQSDAILSAVEAMGDGLDVLREARSLSLSKWPEARVRTPLLLQLPASDVHLVAPEPFGPIAYVMEAATTAESLAVAERLMVDHGALTFLVHATNSHVQDLAGEVSLRAGVPLSFNLTGNVLVNQPAAYSDFHGAGGANRAADCSFVDSAFVTRRFCFIQTQHQRGVS